The Gemmatimonadaceae bacterium genome contains the following window.
TCCAGCCGACGCAGGGCGATGCGAATGGGAATCACGGTGGCGCCGATGCAGAGCAGGGCGGCGAGGCCAAAGCCCAGCGCCATCTCCGTGGGCTCGATCGGTTGCCCGAAGGCCTTGGCGGCAAGGTAGCCATACACGGGCCGCGCCTCGAGCACGACCACGCCGCCGATGACGGCCACCGACGCCATCATATAGAGGAGGCCCCCGAACGACGTGGGGATCTGCGCGGCGTTCTCGGTCTCGAACTGCGGGAACATCGTGCCGAAGCCGATGGCCATCCCACTCAGCGCGAAGGTCATCAGCGTGATGCTGCCCACGCTGACGAAGAACATGAAATCGCTGACCTCGAGCAGATAGTCCGTCACGCCGACAATCGCGACCGCGAGGATGAGCAGTGGCGTCGTGCCCACCCAGAACTTGGCCCAGAGCAGGTCGCGCACGGCCATTGGGCTGGAACGCAGCAGCCACAGCGTGCGCCCCTCGAGCGAGACGCCGGGGAAGATGAAGCGCGCCGCGATCGACGCGAGCACGAATCCGGCCAGCACCAGGTTCAGGAAGGGCACCACGTTCACGAGGAAGAAAGTGATGCCTTCGCCGCGCAGCGGCAGGAACTTGATGTTGTAGACGTAGACGACCACCAGCACGGCCAGCAGGATGAGCTGCGACCACTGCGTGGTGTCGCGGAAGAACAGTCGCAGTTCCTTGAGGACGAGTTCGCGGCGCAGGATCCCAAAGGGCGAAAGCAGCGTGTCGCCGAGCGTGGCGAGGAAGCCGCCCTTCTTCACCCAGCGCTGCGCGCTCTCCTGCGCCTTGCTGAACCCCGTGTGGTAGAGCCAACGGTGGAGCAGGGCACCAAGCACCACCGCGGCGGCCGCCGTGCTCCACAACATGTAGAGCGAGAGCCAGTCCGGCCGCTCCTGCAGGAAGCCCATCGTCGCCTTCGACACCCACTCGCTGGGCAGCAGCGGCGAGGTCGGCGTGCGGAGTACCGTGATGAACTCCATCAGCGAGCGGAATCCCTCGGGGCGCGCCAGCCGCTCGGGGCGGATCAGCCGGAACAGCAGCACGATGCCACCGGCCGCCAGCACCGCGATCACCGAGAGGATGTCCCGCGTGCGCCGCGCCGGGAACACGTTCACGAGAATCAAGGTCACCGCGCTGCCGACCACCGCCGGGATGACGAACATCGGCAGCATCACCGCCAGCGCCACGAGCGGGAACAGCAGGCCACCCTTGTACACGATGCCATATGCCGTGAACATCGGGATGGAGACCAGCACCACCATCCAGCTCGATGCGACAATCGTCTCCAGCAGCTTGGCACCGTAGAGCCGCAGCCAATCCACCGGCGCCGCCACGAGCATGTCGAGGTCCTTCGCGAGGAAGAAGCTCGACAGCGCCGTGATCACGTTCGACAGCAGCAGGATGGACGTGAAGCCCAGCAGCATCAGGCCGAGCAGCTTGCCCGCCAGCAGCGCGCCGATCTCCTCGACGCCGCGGAAGTACGTCAGTAGCCGGTAGAGCACGCCGAAGATGAAGGCCCAGAACATCACGCCGACGAAGGCGAGGATGCCGAAGCGTGCGCCGCGGCCCTTCTCGCCCTTCACCGTGCGCGCGCGCGCCGTCAGCCACTTGGGCAGTAGCAGGTGTAGCAGCGGCGGATCAGGCAGCGTTGCCTGATGCTCGCCCGTCGGCCCCAGCAGGGGCGGCTGCAGGACTTCAGGCGTCGAGGACATCCACCAGGTCCCGCGCCGCGTTCTCGCCCGTCAGACGGAGGAACAGTTCCTCGAGCCCCTTCTCGCCGCCCTGCAGCTGCTCACGCAGGTCGCGCATCGTCCCGTACGCCTTGATCTCGCCCTGCACGATGATGGCCAGGCGGTCGCAGAGCGACTCGGCCACCTCCAGCGTGTGCGTCGAGAAGATGATGGTGTGGCCGCGGCGCGTGTACTCGCGGAACAGGTCCTTGAGGATGCGCGCCGCCTTGGGGTCGAGGCCCACCATCGGCTCGTCCACGACAATCACCTCGGGCCGATGCACGAAGGCGCTGGAGATGATCAGCTTCTGCCGCATGCCGTGCGAGTAGCTCTCCACCAACTCGTCGCGCCACTGCTCGAGGTCGAACAGCGCCAGCAACTCGCGTGCGCGGTGCTCGACCTCGGGGCCTTCCTGGTCGTACAGCCCTGCGACAAATCGCAGGAACTCCGAACCGGTCAGCTTCTCATAGATGAACGGCCGGTCAGGAATGAAGCCAAGCTTGGACTTGGCGCGCACTGGATCTCCGATGAGGTCCACGCCCGCCACGGAGATGGCGCCGCTGGTCGGCTTGAGGATGCCGGCCATCATGCGCAGCGTCGTCGTCTTGCCCGCGCCGTTCGGCCCGAGAAACCCGAAGAGTTCGCCGCGCGGCACCACGAGGTCGATGCCCTTCACGGCCACGAAGTCGCCGTACTGCTTGGTCAGCTTCTTGATCTCGATCATCGGGCGTCCAGGATGTCCACCTTGAGGTTGCCGACGAGGCGCAGCAGCTCGCCCTGTCGCGAGAGTCCGCCCCGGATGA
Protein-coding sequences here:
- a CDS encoding ABC transporter ATP-binding protein, whose protein sequence is MIEIKKLTKQYGDFVAVKGIDLVVPRGELFGFLGPNGAGKTTTLRMMAGILKPTSGAISVAGVDLIGDPVRAKSKLGFIPDRPFIYEKLTGSEFLRFVAGLYDQEGPEVEHRARELLALFDLEQWRDELVESYSHGMRQKLIISSAFVHRPEVIVVDEPMVGLDPKAARILKDLFREYTRRGHTIIFSTHTLEVAESLCDRLAIIVQGEIKAYGTMRDLREQLQGGEKGLEELFLRLTGENAARDLVDVLDA